From the genome of Tachypleus tridentatus isolate NWPU-2018 chromosome 6, ASM421037v1, whole genome shotgun sequence:
attttactttagaatgtTTCCATTTCTTATGCCATTTTGATATACCTTAATGTCAGTtgtgttttttcagttttttaatatgCAGAATGTGACAGCTCTATCAttataagaaagataaaaataataataaagtttctgtatttgtGTATCTACATTATTTTGGCATAGTGTTAGGTGTACCTTTTTAGTCTTGAAAGCACTatctgtttcaaaatataaatttatattgtgACAGACACAGACATCATTTGAGCCATGTGGTAAGATAGcaaaaaaattacaacattaaaattcacATCCaaagcatttatttttatttctcatcttTCCTTATTGTCAATAGTTGAGACTTAATAGTTCTTGCTAGGTTAACTGTGTTAGAACAAACTGTCTTGAGTAAGAAATAGATTATTTCATAAAACAGGTGACaatgatttgtgtgttgtttctAATGGGAAATACGTAACAGATTTCTATAAAACATTACTTCGTGGAAGATGGCCCACCATTGtcgggtgggttaaggcactcgacttataatctgagggttataggtttgaatccccatcccatcaaatatgctcgccctttcagttgtgggagtgttataatgtaacagtcaaacctactattcgttggtaaaagagtagcccaagaattggcaatgggtagtgatgaatagctgcctatccctgtagtcttacactgctaaattaaggatggctagcgcagatagccctcgtgtagctttgtgcaaaattcaaaataaacaaacaaacatcatgaaAGATTGTTTTTTGCAAAACTATTATCAGTTACCAGGAGGTGAACAAAGGTTTTCATagctttttggtttttttttatgggaattttTGTGACAACATTTTCAGGTATGTAGGATGAACAATGAGAAGGTTGTTATACGTTACTTTAATTTTTTGGACATCAGAGATATTTTAAGACTGATTTGAATTTTGATGAACAGATTCTGTTTTTATTGAGGTTTTGAAGATTTGGTAGTTGGGATTTACTATAAAGTATATAAACTGTCAATAGCTTTAAGTTTTGTATATTTGGATTATAAAGTTACCTTATATGATACCACTATTTTTCAGAATTGTGACAGTAAATTTCTTGATTCTTGTATAAATTGAATCGAGGATGCTATGTTTCTGTACTGTTTAAGATTGTTTAATGTTGTGCTATTGAATCCAATCAACTTCTTTTCACACCAGtaagatttgtttgataatacttaataaaaatacacaatttttttacAATTGCTTGTTACTTGGAATTCAGTGtgatttttacttttctctaGTAATAGATTTGAGTTTTGATTACAGAGAAATGTGATACTCATGCTCAAACTGAGCTGTCCAATTCCTCAAGCTACTGATTAGACAAGTGACCATAAAATGATTCcatatttgatttttgtattgttgtttaaacaggtgttttgagtttttttatattaaacgttTAGTTAAAAGACCATTGTTTCACTCTTAAGAGCAAGGTGATTCTATCTGTTGAAAAGCCTTCAGTGAAACAGTGTTAAAACTGAaagcttttaataataaaaactgggtTTATGTATTCATGGTGGGCACTGCGCATATAGttcgttgtgtagctttttgccTAATAACAAGTATACAAAAGTGTCTGTTCAGATATAAATTTTAAcgtattttgtttgaaatagatacaagtttaagaaaattgtttagttttttgagAGGGGTCTTTAAACATACCAGACTTCACTTAGACACGTGTAAATGGCAACTGGACTGCTTAACTGTATctgaaatttcaaattttaagccAAATATGTGATTAAACAAAAAGGAATTTCATCTTTGCGTTGAATACCAACTTAACAATGCAAGTACTAGTATAAGTATGGATGCACTTCAATGCAGTTGTTTTATAAgcaaagaaatgtatatatacctTTGTCaaagtttatatataatatatatgtgtgtgtgtgtgtgtgtgaataaagaaactgtttaaacTGTATACCACGTATcgtattgttgttatttttctcgCTTAGTTGTTATAATTAAACCCGAGTTACGTAAAACAGTGTTCCTCAACCACTGGTCCGTCAGAACCACCTTGCTGGTCTGTAGgatttcaagaaaacaaacaaacactggatattcatttgtaaattataatagttttgtattttagtAGCTCGTGACGTCTTATGAAGGCAATGAGCCAGCACTTGATGTTAAAATTTCGGAAATATTGATTTAAAGTATTTCTAACAATTAGACATGTTATGGCCAAATGTGAAATGTTTTCCTTACGTTTCAATGGTAGGGTTGAGTGTATTGATCTGTGGATCTAAGATTCTGGGATTGGTGACGCCTCTACTTTTTATTAGTGCagttggtgggtggtgttgattagctgcctttcttctagtcttacattgctaaattagggacggatagcgcagatagcccttgtatagctttgcgcgaaattccaaacaaataagcaaaactCATGTGGTTACTAAATAGTTTTTTCCACTAAGATGTGGACCGCAATTTCTTTCAACCCCcaaaatttaatgaattaaaaaaaaaattgatttatataaatttttaagtgaaattGTTGTATATAGTGACTTGAGaagaaaactaaatataagataatttttttatatttgtgtgatTAAAAGTTCAATAATGTTAAATAAGGGTGTATTTTCTTAACCCATAATTTCAGAAATGGGAAGTGAAGTATTGATTTCGTAAAACTTAAGTTTGGTGATCATCTTACTTGGAGTCATGTTGAGTTGGTTTGAATACTGCAGTacgagtaaataaatattattaaatagctGAAACGttctagttttatttaattttggtgTTTACAGAGTGCGTGTTGTAATTTACTGATCTGGAACCGACATACTTTAGAGAGAAAGCTACTAGAAGTCAACATTCATCGTCAACTATTGATTACTCTAACCTCTAGGTCACTAAATTGTCGGTTAATATAAATCATATATCTTGCGCGTTTGTTTGCTTATAAAATACGCAGTTTCAGAAGGACAATTTTGACCAAACCGagataaagtttaaataataccAGATGTGGCGCTGGCACACGGGGTTCGTGCCTTGAATTCCCAGTTAGTGTCTTAACAAATCAGAGTAGAAAATGATGGCCGATGTTGTATCGAAACTTAAAATTCTTGAACCTCGAATATTTTAAGCATCTAGCCACACCTTTGTATAACAAACACGAATATCTTGAAGTTATTAATTATTCTTGTCTCTCAGTGGGATAACGGTAAGTTAatagacttacaccgctaaaatatGGGGGTTGATTCCACACTGTAGACACAACAAATAGTTCAACGtaactttgttctaaaataaacagacaaaggatacaaacaaacaaacatttattaaatctAAGTAAAGTTAATCGTTACATAATTCGCAGTAATAACACGATAAATCAAACTGGTGGTTAATTCTAAACACTTTCCCATCAAAAATCCAACACCGATACTGAATACAACAGACAGTGCACAAGAATATCACAGAATTTTAGAACCCAGAAAAATTTTCCatgtgaatttaaaatattgaacgttattttatataaaaattaattaaaattagtaaaacgtAGTAATTCGTTTAACGAAGGCTCGAGTGTCTCCCaaataattaattgaatatttttaatttaaacaaatgaatataaattagaACTCTCAAGCGATGGCGCAATatgcaaaacaaacacaaaaaagagaaaaaagaaaactaataacaCGAAcggaaaaacaaattaagaatatttaacaAGAGCTGCCTGACACATATTTTTTCGTAGCTTtaacttagttattttaaaatggcaatgaatattataaatatttccgaaggtaaaaacaatattaaagccCGCTTATTTACAATGTATTATTGCAATTTAATCAACATAGGATAGCAATTTGTAAATATATCccttttatttcaagaaaaatgtATTCGTATTTCGCTTTATTTTTAGCAAAGCAACAGtaaggaaagtaataaaataatatttgttaataataattttaaagataaataaacagtTATGGCGATGACAAATAATTTTAGAGGTACAATTAAGAACCAATGGGAttgaaaaaatacatatttgaatatCAACTAAATAATCGTAAACCAAATTCAGAGTCAGTATGTAaggaaaaatattaatgaaaatttaacattttataccactgcttataaaaacaaaataagtatgaACTGTCTACAGTAAACCACGgctacagaaaaacaacaacaaaaaaaacatcaaaacattATAGCCACTTGGACTTACCCTCACCTTATCTCTTATATAGGTTGataagaatatttgttatttagttcATAGGATATctggatatttaaaattatatgaaaatatatattcccATAAGCCATTTGTTTTATTggtataaattttatatattatgatGTAACGTCATAAGCCCAGGTGGTGGGATTATTAGGTGATTTTTGTAGTTCATGCCACTTATAaatatgttcatttaaaaaagGTTTCTCTTGAATTATAGATTATTTACCAATTATTGTACTTCttacataacttgtatttttcgatgttcaaaaatatattattatctaatctgtttaaggtgaaaaataaatatttttaaacactgtacAATTGTATTTGAATGACGAAGTTTGCTTACCAATCGTTTAGAAGAAAATGTTTCCGTCAGTAATTTATGTTAACATTAAACCTTGCTTAAATACTTGATGTCAGACAATGTACCCAGTATATAACAATATCAAGACGAAACACAccagttattttttatgtattaagctgttttaataaacatatgtttACTTTCTACCGCGTATAAACTATGATCATGttttctaatattaatttatacagGATAAAAGACACTTGGTTATTTGTATAAAGGAAGAAAGTGCATTTGTTCATGACAACGTTTTGTTCGCTTTTGTGGATAAGTGTTAActtctttcacaaaatattacaaaatacacatttacGTGCGTCGTACGATCGAGTGCAAGCTGTTTTAGTTCAATGCGAGTCCAGATCTGAGGAAAAACAATTATTGTACCAAAACGATTACTCacatttctattaattattattattattgataataacTCCAAATAAAAAAGTTCTATATAAAGTCAATTTAAAgcatttattggaaaaaaaaaaaaggtttagtaTTTCTGAAACACTAAGGTGGAATTACGGTCGCGACTAGTCGCTTCGTGGAATTTAAACCGCAAACATCAGACTAGGAAGCGTAAGGTGAATGGCGAATTCCAAAACTGTAAGCCGGAGTTTGTTGGGAGACAATGCACACCTGAAGATGATAGAAAAATAGGTTTATTTTACTTGgtacagaatgaaaaaaaatcacatgattttattgaaaaatttggAACTTTCATGTACAgtctgtgtttttattgttttttttggaCTCACTAAATccctgatatttaaaataaaataattgtaattcagTACATCAAGGAAACTAATATGACGTACGTTCTACGTAACAAGTTGACCTTGAAAAACCTTatacaaaactaaatttaaagacagggtaatttttatataaattatatcctAAAGATTTTGCTTCGGAGTAGATTTTAACTTTCTATAAAGCTGTTCTAAGTTCTGTGAAAAAATAAGGATGCAATTAACTTCcgataatatgaaaaaaatttaaactggAGCTtttgaaaaactatattttttttctttaattgatcaaaaacaattaacaaactttaaaacagttCAGCTTAGTATAATTTTCACTGTACACGAACCAGTTATTTGTTTTGGAAATGGTACAACAGATATTAACTTTAAGGGAACTTCAAGGGTAAAGGCCTAATCCTACCTTCCCTTAGGAAGAATTGGTAACTATGGAGACATATGGGCTATGTTTGATTCCGAAACTATGACGTGGTGAATTCTGTTTGTTCATCCACACCTACACAAGCAGGAGGTAAAAGATGGAAAACCAAGTTGAAAATTTGGTGGGCGAGGTTAAGATTTGAACGAGATAATTGCGTTCAGTTATACAGAAATAACAACCAAGtttctaaaactaaacaatgtaatAATTGTTGAACTTAAAGCTACTGCtggatgttttctttttattcctatttgtttgattcttttgaaaacgatattttttttcaatgatgCAAATTTTGATTAAAAGTTAACACAGAATCAAACACAAGAAGTACAATAAATATGATCCAAAACTCGAGCTATCAATAAGGCCATTGAAGAAGGACAGAAAGCACTcgaatttttgatatttttaaaaagatatgatataaagaaaaagagacaaaatttaaaataaatatttgagttATTCTAAGCTACCACTGTATACTTTGTGATAAAGAAACGTTAAGACTAGAAAATGGTTACCTACCTTTTCAGGGGAGAAAGCTCCGGGGCCAGGCACCTAAAGGAAAATTAGTTTCTACGTAAATATACGggattatttttttaactacatATTTTTCTTCAATATAATAGAGAGTCTAATGGTGCAAAATAGTTTTACCTGTAGAAATcaggtaattttaatttaattctacCCAACTAACTTCAAATTTAACAGCTTcagatgttttgattttttttttgtctgtctcTGTAATTTTGACTAACTTAAATCATTACTTCATTACGGCAAAGAATGGTTCGAAGCGTGTTGTTTCTGAATATTGTAAACCTAAAGTTACtttttattaacttaataatcaacgatttattaaaaaaattaaatactaaaacagCAGTAGAGTTTACTTGACGATTCTTGTTATACAGTTTACATGTCCACGATGTACGAAAAAAATGCAACTATTCGAAAAACATTACGTCTGTTATTGTCAGCCTATTAATAAAAGCTACTCGTCTGGGTTAAATTAGAACTTTCTATTCATAATAAAGCTATCAGATATGTTGAAGTTAAAcaaaacagagaaagaaagaaagttttctttaaactttatgATGGTAAGTTCTGAAACGCAACTTCTGACCGACAGACATTCAGTTGGGGTGAAGAGAGAAAGTCAAAAACTTCAACCTTCTTCTCTTTTCCCACCTTAATTCTATCGTCTGAGTTGTCGTCTTGTTTGGCAACCACTAGATGCAGTCTTTTACTTACGTCGTTGATTTTCTCGTGGTTTAATTTCACTCCCATGGAATAAGAAGGAGAATGAGGAAATGTGGTGTCTTTCCCATTAACATTGTACTGGTTTGGTCCTACACAAAATACAAGTTATCAGACATTGCTGGTTATAAAATAACGCAGAAAATACTCCTagaaaactgaatatatatatatatatatatatgcgtcaTTTTACTCCTACAATATTCGAAAAATCAGTTGAACTTTTTTACTAGTACTTAAAAACCAAATAACAAATCTGCAAAAGTATTATCTTGgatatttaagtaatgtattgaATGAATCATGGTGACATACAGTGAAGCTGTAATTAAATCATAAAACCATTTAGCTAGAAGGCAGAAAAACAAATCTGTAGGACAAATGGAAAGTAAACAATCATCTTAAAGGGTCCGTTTTACGCGTCCTCTATTTCCACTTGTTCCAGTCCATTATTCAACACCAATAGTTTTCGTATTCTCTCTAAAGGTATCAAACCATTTATTTTATCGTCCTTTTTCCACTGACCAAGCTATGTTATAAGTGTAATTCCAATATGTTACCAATTTAATTAAAACACCACGTTGATGTTCGTAACGTATACAACTGAAGTAATGGGCTTATAATTAAACTGCTACCAATATGGAATTAAGCTCCTTGTTAATGGACGAAGCCAGAACATTCAACTTACCAGGAAAGTTGTCTTTTTTCTGCTCCTTTAATTTCGCTCCGAACGAAAAGCTGGGAGAAccattcaaaactgttttatcgCAATTTTCTGGGGTGTAGGCTCCAGGGGCAGGGGTTTTGAATTTTTCAGGCTCTTTCAATCTTCCAGATATTGAAGGTGCAGGCACCGTTTCCTTGCCTTTCTCCGAAATTCCAGAAATTTCGTAAGTGCCTGGACCGGGAGTGTAATCCTTTCTCTTTTCTTCAACCCTACCACAATAACATAGTTATTTCACACAGGTGGCGTTTTAAGGCGTAGCCATAGGAATTAAAACGAATATCGATTAGAAATATCCTATTATTTGTactttcttataattttaattaaataacctGCCCAATGACGTTAAAAATTAAGCGAGTGTTTAAGTTTTACAATAGCATGCATTTTGTTGTCAAAAACAGAGAAATGATCCATAAAAAACACTGAGTGTAAAGTAGcctgaaatggaaaaataattatttttttcaataattacagattatgtgatatatatacgtatataagaCAAAGTGATTCTTTACAATTGTTTTTGATCATAATAACTGATGTGTGTAACGATACCAAAACCTATATTTGTgatgaaacatgaaacaatttgtttacaATACAGAAACTATTCTAGTAGAAattaatttggtttattttaaatttcgcgcaaagccacatgacaactatcagcgctagccgttcttaatttagtagtgaaactttgtgtgtgttttgttatagcaaaatcacgtcgggctatctgctatgtccaccgaggggaatcgaatccctgattttagctctgtaaatccgaagacttagcGATATCTCAGCGGGGGactagcagtgaaagactaggggggaaggcaactagtcatcaccatacaccataactcttgagttactcttttaccaacgaataatggaattgaccgcacattaggacgcacccacggctgaaagtgcgagcatatttggtaagagagggattcgaaccagcgaccctaagaattcgagtcgagcgccctaaccgcctggTTATGTAGAAATTGAAACCAACCCTAGTGGTGTTTTCCAATCACATTTATGCATCGCACAAATGTATTTACACTAGttaatattcagtttttgtatatgaaaatttATGGATTAAAAAATAGACAAAACAAAACTAGTGCCATTTAgtgttcaaacatttttaatttcttgtaattCTCGTAATTAATTCCGAAGTTATTTTTAAGACTGTTGAAACAGTAAAACTTCATGCTGACAGTCTAATAGTTAAGAGCCAAAGTTTATGATAAATGAAagagatattatttttaaagtgtgtGAATTATATAATAATGACTAATTATGAAACGTTCTGACTGACACAAtatgtctgtttgttgttaagcacaaaactatacaatggccAAACTGTGCTCCGAATACAGCCAGTATCGAAACTCAAATTTTAGCCCTTCAGCCATAGATGAGgctataaaaaaagaaagataataagAATTAGAATTGATTATAGGAGGAGTGTCTTAGTTTTggttataattatgatattatcTAAAACGACAATGACCTCAGTTTACTTACTTCACTCCAAATGTGTACGATGGAGATTTAGAATGACTTGCGTCTTTGCTTGTTGGGCCTagattaaataagttttttttaatttattgtcaaATGAACACAACACGAGTTCGTTTAAATTgtacaacacacaaaacaaaccaacaacaaaacgGCATAAAGTTTAAGTAGGATTTCCTTTGAAGCAATATGCAGGTTTAGAAATTTAACATGCCACTACCTAATCACACATAGTGTCAAAACTAAACTAAAtcagtatttgttattataaataaattacatattattgttataatacccCAATACACAAAGGTCTAATATATTGACactaaaacaacatatatatattttgtttattgtatttttaaaacatgaaaaacaaaatacatatagaGGATCAAACAAGTATTATGTCCGAACCCAAACTCACAAAAGTTTTCGCAAATGTAAAAGTCGTTTTCCAAATATTTGTAGCGCTATTTAGTAATacgtaataaaagaaaatgttgacgAAAGTCAGCAGAGTAAGGTAGATATGTATACAAGTGTTAACATACACCCACTAATACGTGCGTATTCCGTACATGCAATACGATGTTCACTGTTACAAAATACACACTTAAGAAAAGTTCAACGATGTTTGACAAAAGTTTGTTAATACAGGAACTGAGTTATTAATTCTTTTAATTCTAAATTTGATTAAAGTATCGAAAATGGCAGATGACTCTAgtgaataaaatacaatttagtcTAATATTTGGGTGATATTTAGAATGAAATGAATGTATTATCTAAATTATTATCGAACAATAAAACTACTGTGATTTATATTCGTTTTTGTTTAATCAAAATCAGTAAGCAAATTCACAAGTATATCATCCATTTTGTAGAGTTACTTTGTTTTAAGTCACCAAACGGTAATTTTGTCATCTTGATTCAATGAATGGTCAACTAGACGATACTTAATATTAGCTTCTGATAAGAGCAAGCTACTTTCTTTGATCAAAACTAAAAAATCGATTTAATTAACAGTGGTTCTTAAtctttttcatcgtcttaccccctCAAACTCTCCAGGGTATCACCGTGACCCCTATactaatttttgtaatggtgaactttgcgtaaaggtagaataaaacaaaactatataaagatcctaatttgttgaaaatgttacaaataaatgaccttgagaaatgctacaagtgctaaacaaatccatggaattactgaacatcatacaaaacctacttattcactcagtgtgagggttgatatcaggggcgtagatcctggggggatgtaGGGTATAcacccccccttcattttagatgggggggatatggtgcatacaatcatcccgccctacagtttggtctgttgaattgttttattgcatcacaggcatacaaattgtgtgtttgttcttgtgattctcgtgttcttaccaatcgaattacataattaggcctagatgtaggctttttcagtagccgaaatgtacatctttaatataggcgcgcttctaagcttttcgatctaagcgattgTTCGTAAGTACCAGTCAGTAGGCTTAAGTATACATGTaagtatcgtagcaacaagattactctgtgactgcatgtttactgCTTTCAGGTTCACgcaatcagagattaccaatttgcaaattgaacaatccacataagtggttgcataatcatcccccccatcgggtgtaaaaaatctacgctcctggttgatataatatatatatatataatgagaaaatatactaaatacgatggaaactttgatatttaaattttaagttcgatgtattaatattatatagtttaaaaaaattaggcaattcaaaatgttgtaatatatgaaaattgttattcaaaattagacaggtggttgcgcaacaagTATCTCGAAGCagttcaactgccgcacttcagcgtgtttctcacTGGTGAGCAGTTACTGCcacttgccacaaaaactacaaactgctccgtgatttccccaataTTTCCCcaagttaagaaccactgatttaGTAAATATACTATTTTTACTCGCATGCTTTTACTGATCAAAATGCATCGTTTCACCTGTTGTAAAGCCAATACTATTTTTAGGTTCGGCCAGTGTTTATATTTAGGTTAGTTCTAAATCCAGATACTAAATTAACAAGCTAAAAAACAagcacaacaacaaaaacaaaaaaacatattaatcATTCCAataaatactgttaatgaaagaacattgaagaaataaaatgtctTATTTACTTACAGAATTTATAAGCGCTAAGACCTATAATATCCGACCTGATTATGTAGCCTAAGTTATTTCAAAATGGTGCGCATAACATACacatagataaaataataaaaacatcatgaacttgaaaataaatatatatttcaagttaaaGATAAAATGTATTGAATGTATTAGATCTGTCATggtaatttttttagtttaaattaaaagaCCTAcatgaaaattaagttttatttataatatgtgattttaataatatatcattatgtagtTTCCTCATGTTCTGTGAACCGCCTGCGCACCCTTTCGTTAGCGTCATGCTATGTATAGACCATATATGGGTGCGATCAAAGTAGGCCTAACCCGTCTTTTTCATGACTCACTTGAAACAACCGCGAGGCATATATAGGGCTAGGTTTTAACAGGTTGTCAGCTGGACTACGTAAAACGGTCAAAACTAGTGGAGATAAAACCCTACACAAGGCGTTTACCACAATTACAAAAGAAACCACTAACACCAGTTAGGTTGCAGTCTCGTAAACATCTGGaattgaaaatatagtttttccATCATTAAAGGATTAAAACAAATCTGACATCTATAAAAACGTGTCCTTTACATTTGACTAAATATACAAGCTAAAATTTGGTGATGTTTATCTAATGACTGCACAGCTATTGCTTTCAGTTTGGTCATGTGTGATtcaaattgaaagaaaaacaaagt
Proteins encoded in this window:
- the LOC143253438 gene encoding uncharacterized protein LOC143253438 isoform X2, with the translated sequence MVIKSNSPTGYYVQQRPWTPTKRRGPIAAEHTGPGPASISLPSTFGPTSKDASHSKSPSYTFGVKVEEKRKDYTPGPGTYEISGISEKGKETVPAPSISGRLKEPEKFKTPAPGAYTPENCDKTVLNGSPSFSFGAKLKEQKKDNFPGPNQYNVNGKDTTFPHSPSYSMGVKLNHEKINDVPGPGAFSPEKVCIVSQQTPAYSFGIRHSPYAS
- the LOC143253438 gene encoding uncharacterized protein LOC143253438 isoform X1 — encoded protein: MVIKSNSPTGYYVQQRPWTPTKRRGPIAAEHTGPGPASISLPSTFGPTSKDASHSKSPSYTFGVKVEEKRKDYTPGPGTYEISGISEKGKETVPAPSISGRLKEPEKFKTPAPGAYTPENCDKTVLNGSPSFSFGAKLKEQKKDNFPGPNQYNVNGKDTTFPHSPSYSMGVKLNHEKINDVPGPGAFSPEKVWMNKQNSPRHSFGIKHSPYVSIVTNSS